Proteins co-encoded in one Setaria viridis chromosome 9, Setaria_viridis_v4.0, whole genome shotgun sequence genomic window:
- the LOC117836802 gene encoding laccase-3: MARSGLVKLLCSSAFLLLCCFLLRGALAEERFYEFVVQETPVKRLCSSQKIITVNGQFPGPTIEVYNGDTLAIKAVNLARYNVTLHWHGLRQLRNGWADGPEFVTQCPIRPGGSYTYRFTIQDQEGTLWWHAHSSWLRATVHGALIIHPRRGLPYPFPKPHSEFPVILAEWWRRDPIAVLRQSMITGAPPNVSDALLINGQPGDLLPCSSQETSIIPVVAGETSLLRIINAAMNTELFVSLAGHKMTVVAADAMYTKPFETTVILLGPGQTTDVLVTAHAAPGRYYLAARAYASAQGVPFDNTTATAIFQYKNAPGCPTTTASAGAGAGAGAGMGGNTFNGPVGRSSRSSGHPGRTGPQPMLPFLPAFNDTNTATAFSNSLRSPHPVKVPGPVTQELFTTVGFGLFNCHPGPFCQGPNNTRFGASMNNVSFQLPNTVSLLQAHYHHIPGVFTDDFPSFPPVFFDFTSQNIPRPLWQPVKGTKLYRVRYGAVVQIVFQDTGIFAAEEHPMHIHGYHFYVLATGFGNYDPRRDAAKFNLVDPPSRNTIGVPVGGWAVVRFVADNPGVWLVHCHIDAHLTGGLAMALLVENGGSELEATMAPPLDLPICVL; encoded by the exons ATGGCGAGGTCCGGTCTCGTgaagctcctctgctcctcCGCTTTTCTCCTGCTCTGCTGCTTCCTCCTCCGGGGCGCCCTCGCCGAGGAGCGCTTCTACGAGTTCGTT GTCCAGGAGACGCCAGTGAAGAGGCTGTGCAGTTCCCAGAAGATCATCACGGTGAACGGGCAGTTCCCGGGGCCGACGATCGAGGTGTACAACGGCGACACACTGGCGATCAAGGCCGTGAACCTGGCGCGGTACAACGTGACCCTGCACTGGCACGGCCTCCGGCAGCTGCGCAACGGGTGGGCTGACGGGCCCGAGTTCGTGACGCAGTGCCCCATCCGCCCCGGCGGCAGCTACACGTACCGGTTCACCATCCAGGACCAGGAGGGCACGCTGTGGTGGCACGCCCATAGCTCCTGGCTCCGCGCCACCGTGCACGGCGCGCTCATCATCCACCCCAGGAGGGGCCTCCCCTACCCGTTCCCCAAGCCCCACAGCGAGTTTCCCGTCATCCTCG CGGAGTGGTGGAGGAGGGACCCCATCGCCGTGCTCCGGCAGTCCATGATCACCGGCGCGCCGCCCAACGTCTCCGATGCCCTCCTCATCAACGGCCAGCCCGGAGACTTACTTCCCTGCTCTAGCCAAG AGACGAGCATCATCCCTGTGGTTGCCGGCGAGACGAGCCTGCTGCGCATCATCAACGCGGCCATGAACACCGAGCTCTTCGTCAGCCTCGCCGGCCACAAGATGACCGtggtcgccgccgacgccatgTACACCAAGCCGTTCGAGACCACCGTCATCCTCCTCGGCCCCGGCCAGACCACCGACGTCCTCGTCACGGCGCACGCCGCCCCGGGCCGGTACTacctcgccgcgcgcgcctacgCCTCCGCCCAGGGCGTCCCCTTCGAcaacaccaccgccaccgccatcttCCAGTACAAGAACGCCCCTGGCTGCCCCACCACCACAGCCAGTGCAggggccggagccggagccggcgccggcatGGGCGGCAACACCTTCAACGGCCCGGTAGGCCGGTCATCCAGGTCCTCCGGCCACCCAGGCCGCACCGGTCCGCAGCCGATGCTCCCGTTCCTGCCGGCGTTCAACGACACGAACACGGCGACCGCCTTCTCCAACAGCCTCCGGAGCCCGCATCCGGTGAAGGTGCCGGGCCCGGTGACCCAGGAGCTCTTCACCACCGTGGGGTTCGGCCTCTTCAACTGCCACCCCGGCCCCTTCTGCCAGGGCCCCAACAACACCCGGTTCGGCGCTAGCATGAACAACGTCTCGTTCCAGCTCCCCAACACCGTCTCCCTGCTCCAGGCGCACTACCACCACATCCCCGGCGTGTTCACTGACGACTTCCCGTCGTTCCCGCCGGTGTTCTTCGACTTCACGTCCCAGAACATCCCGCGCCCGCTGTGGCAGCCCGTGAAGGGCACGAAGCTGTACCGCGTCAGGTACGGCGCGGTGGTGCAGATCGTGTTCCAGGACACGGGCATCTTCGCCGCCGAGGAGCACCCGATGCACATCCACGGGTACCACTTCTACGTGCTGGCCACGGGGTTCGGCAACTACGACCCGCGGCGGGACGCCGCCAAGTTCAACCTGGTGGACCCGCCGAGCCGGAACACCATCGGCGTGCCCGTCGGCGGGTGGGCCGTGGTGCGGTTCGTGGCCGACAACCCCGGGGTGTGGCTGGTGCACTGCCATATCGACGCGCACCTCACGGGGGGGCTCGCCATGGCGCTGCTGGTGGAGAACGGCGGGTCCGAGCTCGAGGccaccatggcgccgccgctcgaCCTGCCCATCTGCGTGCTGTAG